From Pseudomonadota bacterium, a single genomic window includes:
- a CDS encoding AMP-binding protein, protein MTRRDSLEGGSASDLSPSEAFAGRQLFLLGGTGFLGKVTLAMLLHNFPAVGRVYVMVRAGSGTSSEDRFWSDVVGSPVFDPLRERYGAALEGLLRDKVRVVDGDITRDDLGLGAAAAEVAANVDVILNSSGKVTFNPALDQSLRTNVNGTRNIIAFAKRLRRPALVHVSTCFVAGNRSGDIWENEPVVGYFPRHEELEGARFDVEQEIADCAQLAARVRAEADDAVQTAYFFRAARERLREEGRDPENERYLKLAQARERKNWIRDRLTALGIERAARWGWPNIYCYSKALAEQLVAREEGLVRAIVRPSIVESAVAFPFPGWNEGFTTTAPLTFLALKGQNLFLASEKLILDLTPVDHIAAGLLSVAAQCCVGEPELVYQLASGDTNPVRMQQVVALLGLYKRKHFQRRDEGPRWINALLARMEARPASAATFARSSAPLFRRTARQVGRLLDEVQPRWGARRVAETVERLKGQVQRVEQVMEGVEEAFAMYRPFTVDNHYVFRTDHLRALQARFVAAERPLLPWGVAALDWHHYWMSIHFPGLEKWVFPELERDFAAKPPKTIFTYNSLIELLETAARLHPTRVALRMERDGHDDRYTYADLRELAARVAGFLQRQGVQPGARVMLLCENRPEWAMCYFGVIDRGCTCVPVDKQSSVVEIVNLVRAGGVAGVLLGEGASAGASALRLALDAAEHEGVALWTLAQALAPAVPEQPADEPAPRPRLQSDAVASLIFTSGTTGQPKGVMLTQRNLTAMTAELTSVFDLRPTDGLLSVLPLHHTLEFSAGLLLPLAHGAQITYLREMNGDALSGALRSGKVTAIVGVPALWELLRRRLRSGVGEHGAWLTTLLDGAIRGGGWLREHTPVNPGLALLWPLHARLGGRLRYLISGGSPLAEEVNRFFYGLGLPLLEGYGLTEASPVLTVTRPHERPVWGSVGQPLPRIELQVVDPDGRGVGEIIARGPTVMAGYYGNEAATTAALRDGWLYTGDLGYLDDARNLFLVGRSKDLIVDADGRNVYPDELEELYGGCPLVKELSVVGLPDGHHERVAALVVPDPMQEPTLGSEEREARIRDHFRAVSATLPFHKRIKLLELTNDELPRTATRKVRRNEVLFLLERRLRRTTQGGGRALDASGAPSGSGHDWLIELVAQVSGRARAQLTLDTRLEELGFDSLMYSELAAAIEHAGGTLGGLEDITALGSMRELAAVARRVAGGAGAASASWTSELRSSVTAVTVAGQGDEAAAAPGDASEARTLRIPSALATVGSRALDQGQSWIYRHLFDCRFEGRANIPYHTHFILAANHCSHLDSGLAKLALHDRGTNLHGLAAADYFFDTPLKRAYFENFTKLVPMDRSGSLRRSLRQALDLLAQGHDLLIFPEGTRSPTGELQEFKPSLGYLAAHARVGVLPVYIWGSYEALPKGGLWPKQREVGARVGPLLEFATIERLTAGLPRSESYRAIALAVQRQIEAMRDGRPCWHDVEALRAAIGLPPAPVTGPSAAAAALAAAADHAAEGQAGLAAPKATPRPRRKRSAP, encoded by the coding sequence TTGACGCGCCGTGATTCCCTGGAAGGCGGCAGCGCCAGCGACCTATCGCCGAGCGAGGCCTTCGCCGGCCGACAGCTCTTCCTGCTGGGCGGGACGGGCTTCCTCGGCAAGGTCACGCTGGCGATGCTGCTGCATAACTTCCCCGCGGTCGGCCGCGTCTACGTGATGGTGCGCGCCGGCAGCGGCACCAGCAGCGAGGATCGCTTCTGGAGCGACGTCGTCGGCTCCCCCGTCTTCGATCCCCTCCGTGAGCGCTACGGCGCGGCGCTCGAGGGCCTGCTGCGCGACAAGGTCCGCGTCGTCGACGGCGACATCACGCGTGACGATCTCGGGCTCGGCGCCGCGGCAGCCGAGGTGGCCGCCAACGTCGACGTGATCCTCAACAGCTCGGGCAAGGTCACCTTCAACCCCGCGCTCGACCAGTCCTTGCGCACCAACGTCAACGGCACGCGCAACATCATCGCCTTCGCCAAGCGCCTGCGCCGTCCCGCGCTCGTCCACGTCAGCACCTGCTTCGTCGCCGGCAACCGCAGCGGCGACATTTGGGAGAATGAGCCGGTCGTCGGCTACTTCCCGCGCCACGAGGAGCTGGAGGGCGCGCGCTTCGACGTCGAGCAGGAGATCGCCGACTGCGCCCAGCTCGCGGCGCGCGTGCGCGCCGAGGCAGACGACGCCGTGCAGACCGCCTACTTCTTCCGCGCCGCGCGCGAGCGTCTGCGCGAGGAGGGGCGCGACCCCGAGAACGAGCGCTACCTCAAGCTGGCGCAGGCCCGTGAGCGCAAGAACTGGATTCGCGATCGCCTGACGGCCTTGGGCATCGAGCGCGCGGCGCGCTGGGGTTGGCCCAATATCTATTGCTACAGCAAGGCCCTCGCCGAGCAGCTCGTGGCGCGCGAAGAGGGCCTCGTGCGCGCGATCGTCCGCCCGTCGATCGTCGAGAGCGCCGTCGCCTTTCCCTTCCCCGGCTGGAACGAGGGCTTCACCACCACGGCGCCGCTGACCTTCCTGGCGCTGAAGGGCCAGAACCTCTTCTTGGCGAGCGAGAAGCTGATCCTCGACCTGACGCCAGTCGACCACATCGCGGCCGGCCTGCTCAGCGTCGCCGCGCAATGCTGCGTCGGTGAACCCGAGCTGGTCTATCAGCTGGCCTCGGGCGACACGAATCCCGTGCGGATGCAGCAGGTGGTCGCGTTGCTCGGGCTCTACAAGCGCAAGCACTTCCAGCGGCGCGACGAGGGCCCGCGCTGGATCAACGCGCTGCTGGCGCGCATGGAGGCGCGTCCGGCGAGCGCCGCTACCTTCGCCCGCAGCTCGGCCCCGCTCTTCCGGCGCACCGCGCGCCAGGTCGGGCGCCTGCTCGACGAGGTCCAGCCGCGCTGGGGCGCGCGGCGCGTCGCCGAGACCGTCGAGCGCCTCAAGGGCCAGGTGCAGCGCGTCGAGCAGGTGATGGAGGGCGTCGAAGAGGCCTTCGCGATGTATCGGCCCTTCACCGTCGACAACCACTATGTCTTCCGCACCGATCACCTGCGCGCACTGCAGGCGCGCTTCGTCGCGGCCGAGCGCCCGCTGCTGCCCTGGGGCGTGGCCGCGCTCGATTGGCACCACTACTGGATGTCGATCCACTTCCCGGGGCTGGAGAAGTGGGTCTTCCCCGAGCTCGAGCGCGACTTCGCCGCCAAGCCGCCGAAGACCATCTTCACCTACAACAGCTTGATCGAGCTGCTCGAGACGGCGGCCCGCCTGCACCCCACCCGGGTGGCGTTGCGGATGGAGCGCGACGGGCACGACGACCGCTACACCTACGCCGATCTGCGCGAGCTCGCCGCCCGCGTCGCGGGCTTCCTCCAGCGGCAGGGCGTGCAACCTGGCGCGCGGGTGATGCTGCTCTGCGAGAATCGGCCGGAGTGGGCGATGTGCTACTTCGGCGTGATCGACCGCGGCTGCACCTGCGTACCCGTCGATAAGCAGTCCTCGGTGGTCGAGATCGTCAACCTCGTGCGCGCCGGTGGCGTCGCCGGCGTCCTGCTCGGTGAGGGCGCCAGCGCTGGCGCGAGCGCCTTGCGGCTGGCGCTCGACGCGGCCGAACACGAGGGCGTAGCCCTCTGGACGCTGGCCCAGGCGCTGGCGCCAGCCGTGCCCGAGCAGCCCGCGGACGAGCCGGCGCCGAGGCCTCGGCTGCAGAGCGACGCCGTCGCCTCGCTGATCTTCACCTCGGGCACCACCGGTCAGCCCAAGGGCGTGATGCTGACCCAGCGCAACCTGACGGCGATGACGGCCGAGCTGACCAGCGTCTTCGATCTGCGGCCGACCGATGGCCTGCTCAGCGTCTTGCCGCTGCATCATACGCTCGAGTTCTCGGCGGGGCTGCTCTTGCCGCTGGCGCATGGCGCCCAGATCACCTACCTGCGCGAGATGAACGGCGACGCGCTCAGCGGCGCGCTGCGCAGCGGCAAGGTCACGGCCATCGTCGGCGTGCCTGCGCTCTGGGAGCTGCTGCGCCGGCGCCTGCGCAGCGGCGTCGGCGAGCATGGGGCCTGGCTCACGACCCTCCTCGACGGCGCCATTCGCGGCGGCGGCTGGCTGCGCGAGCATACCCCCGTCAATCCGGGCCTGGCGCTGCTCTGGCCGCTCCACGCGCGCCTCGGTGGGCGGCTGCGCTACCTGATCAGCGGCGGGTCGCCGCTGGCGGAGGAGGTCAACCGCTTCTTCTATGGGCTCGGGCTGCCGCTGCTCGAGGGCTACGGCCTGACCGAGGCCTCGCCGGTCTTGACCGTGACGCGCCCGCATGAGCGCCCGGTCTGGGGCAGCGTCGGGCAGCCCCTGCCACGCATCGAGCTGCAGGTGGTCGACCCGGATGGGCGCGGGGTCGGCGAGATCATCGCCCGCGGCCCGACGGTGATGGCGGGCTACTACGGCAACGAGGCCGCCACCACCGCTGCGCTACGCGACGGCTGGCTCTACACCGGCGACCTCGGCTACCTCGACGATGCGCGCAATCTCTTCCTCGTCGGGCGCAGCAAGGATCTGATCGTCGACGCCGACGGGCGCAACGTCTATCCCGATGAGCTCGAGGAGCTCTACGGCGGCTGCCCCCTGGTCAAGGAGCTGAGCGTCGTCGGCCTCCCCGATGGTCACCACGAGCGGGTCGCCGCCTTGGTCGTGCCCGACCCGATGCAGGAGCCGACCCTCGGCAGCGAGGAGCGCGAGGCGCGCATCCGCGACCACTTCCGCGCCGTCTCCGCCACGCTTCCCTTCCACAAGCGGATCAAGCTGCTCGAGCTGACGAACGACGAGCTTCCCCGCACGGCGACGCGCAAGGTGCGTCGCAACGAGGTGCTCTTCCTGCTGGAGCGACGGCTGCGGCGCACGACGCAGGGGGGCGGTCGCGCCCTCGACGCCAGCGGCGCGCCGAGCGGCTCGGGCCACGACTGGCTGATCGAGCTGGTGGCGCAGGTCAGCGGACGAGCGCGCGCGCAGCTGACGCTCGACACGCGCCTCGAAGAGCTCGGCTTCGACAGCCTGATGTACAGCGAGCTGGCGGCGGCGATCGAGCACGCGGGCGGCACGCTGGGCGGCCTCGAGGACATCACGGCCCTCGGCAGCATGCGGGAGCTGGCGGCCGTCGCCCGCCGCGTCGCGGGCGGCGCGGGCGCGGCGAGCGCCAGTTGGACGAGCGAGCTGCGCAGCAGCGTGACGGCGGTGACCGTCGCCGGCCAAGGCGACGAGGCCGCGGCCGCGCCAGGCGATGCCTCCGAGGCGCGCACGCTGCGCATCCCCTCCGCGCTGGCGACCGTCGGCAGCCGCGCGCTCGACCAGGGTCAAAGCTGGATCTACCGGCACCTCTTCGACTGTCGCTTCGAGGGCCGCGCCAACATCCCCTATCACACGCATTTCATCTTGGCGGCCAACCATTGCTCGCACCTCGACAGCGGCCTGGCCAAGCTGGCGCTGCATGATCGCGGCACCAACCTTCACGGTCTCGCCGCCGCGGACTATTTCTTCGACACGCCGCTGAAGCGCGCCTACTTCGAGAACTTCACCAAGCTGGTGCCGATGGATCGCAGCGGCTCGCTGCGGCGATCGCTGCGCCAGGCGCTGGACCTGCTGGCGCAGGGCCATGACCTGTTGATCTTCCCGGAGGGCACCCGCTCGCCCACGGGCGAGCTTCAGGAGTTCAAGCCGAGCCTCGGCTATCTGGCCGCGCACGCGCGCGTCGGCGTGCTGCCGGTCTACATCTGGGGCTCCTACGAGGCCCTGCCCAAGGGGGGGCTCTGGCCCAAGCAGCGCGAGGTCGGCGCCCGCGTCGGGCCGCTGCTCGAGTTCGCGACGATCGAGCGCCTGACTGCCGGCCTGCCCCGCAGCGAGTCCTATCGGGCGATCGCCCTCGCCGTGCAGCGCCAGATCGAGGCGATGCGGGACGGACGGCCCTGCTGGCACGACGTCGAGGCCCTGCGCGCGGCCATCGGCCTACCACCCGCACCCGTCACGGGCCCGAGCGCCGCGGCAGCGGCCCTTGCTGCCGCCGCCGACCATGCCGCTGAGGGCCAGGCCGGGCTGGCGGCGCCGAAAGCAACACCCCGGCCGCGCCGCAAGCGCTCGGCCCCATGA
- a CDS encoding DUF2088 domain-containing protein, translated as MRAEPRFKQDDTVVYIDRSSAPRLLFYGEDLLLEDLPVGTRVIYPKPPLQGLANPEAAIRYALNHPEQCDPLFAQLRPGMRVTIAMDDISLPLPPMRTPDVRQQLLEIVLELLAAHGVDDVHLIVANSLHRRMTAAEIRRMVGSKIYNAFAPDRLYNHDAEDPDGVVNIGHTKHGEVVNLNRRAVESDLVIYLNINLVPMDGGHKSVGVGLCDYATLRAHHEPQTIRDSDSYMDPARSALAHKCNRIGRIVDEKLNVFHIETALNNRMYDGQMSFISKNEDNYTEFDRLKLEGLKWALSKLPRAAKRKLMQAVPAAYELVACYAGKTDPVHEKILERNFEQYAVKVRGQCDILVVGIPFISPYNVNSILNPLLVQVMALGYLFNFYRGKPLLKKGGVLVLAHPCHDEWDHAHHPSYIEFFNRLLPETRDPFVLREKYEREFAENPSYIEMYRRGHAYHGAHPFFMWYWGENGRQHIGKVIVAGAQNAHVPALLGWERADSVSEALALAKGYAGPAPEITMLHVPPIVITDVE; from the coding sequence ATGCGAGCCGAACCGCGTTTCAAGCAGGACGATACCGTCGTCTACATCGACCGCAGCTCGGCACCGCGCCTGCTCTTCTATGGTGAGGACCTGCTGCTCGAGGACCTCCCCGTCGGCACCCGGGTGATCTACCCCAAGCCCCCGCTGCAGGGCCTGGCCAACCCCGAGGCGGCGATCCGTTATGCGCTGAACCACCCCGAGCAGTGCGATCCGCTCTTCGCGCAGCTCAGGCCGGGCATGCGCGTGACGATCGCGATGGACGACATCAGCCTGCCGCTGCCGCCGATGCGCACCCCCGACGTGCGTCAGCAGCTGCTCGAGATCGTGCTCGAGCTGCTGGCCGCGCACGGCGTCGACGACGTGCATCTGATCGTCGCCAATTCGTTGCACCGCCGGATGACCGCCGCCGAGATCCGGCGCATGGTCGGCAGCAAGATCTACAACGCCTTCGCGCCCGACCGGCTCTATAACCACGACGCCGAGGATCCCGACGGCGTCGTCAACATCGGCCACACCAAGCACGGCGAGGTCGTCAACCTCAATCGCCGCGCCGTCGAGTCCGATCTGGTGATCTACCTCAACATCAACCTCGTGCCGATGGACGGCGGGCACAAGTCGGTCGGCGTCGGGCTCTGCGACTACGCCACGCTGCGCGCCCATCACGAGCCGCAGACGATTCGCGACAGCGACAGCTACATGGACCCCGCGCGCTCTGCGCTGGCGCATAAGTGCAACCGCATCGGCCGTATCGTCGACGAGAAGCTCAACGTCTTCCATATCGAGACCGCGCTGAACAACCGCATGTACGACGGTCAGATGTCCTTCATCAGCAAGAACGAGGACAACTACACCGAGTTCGATCGGCTCAAGCTCGAGGGGCTGAAGTGGGCGCTGAGCAAGCTGCCGCGCGCGGCCAAGCGCAAGCTGATGCAGGCGGTCCCCGCCGCCTATGAGCTGGTCGCCTGCTACGCCGGCAAGACCGATCCGGTCCACGAGAAGATCCTCGAGCGCAACTTCGAGCAGTACGCGGTCAAGGTGCGCGGCCAGTGCGACATCCTGGTGGTCGGCATCCCCTTCATCTCGCCCTATAACGTCAACTCGATCCTCAATCCCCTGCTGGTGCAGGTGATGGCGCTCGGCTACCTCTTCAACTTCTACCGCGGCAAGCCGCTCTTGAAGAAGGGTGGCGTGCTCGTGCTGGCCCACCCCTGCCACGACGAGTGGGACCACGCGCATCACCCGAGCTACATCGAGTTCTTCAACCGCCTGCTGCCGGAGACGCGCGACCCCTTCGTGCTGCGCGAGAAATACGAGCGCGAGTTCGCCGAGAACCCGAGCTACATCGAGATGTACCGTCGCGGCCACGCCTATCACGGCGCGCATCCCTTCTTCATGTGGTATTGGGGCGAGAACGGCCGCCAGCACATCGGCAAGGTGATCGTCGCCGGCGCGCAGAACGCGCATGTACCGGCGCTGCTCGGCTGGGAGCGCGCCGACTCGGTCAGCGAGGCCCTGGCGCTGGCCAAGGGCTACGCCGGCCCGGCGCCCGAGATCACGATGTTGCACGTGCCGCCAATCGTCATCACCGACGTGGAGTGA
- a CDS encoding HAD family phosphatase has product MSRPTAFYDLEGTLIRTNLVHTLGFFARNQPGLLRSLGKTARTALAVPLFVAADLYSRKVFNSLYFRHYAGQSEDRLRYLAQELFEEVLRPAVFPGAYELLDKARRLGLRQVLVTGALDFTVEALSAHLGFDDCVANRLEFVGRVATGRLLPPVMASASKASWIRCFAEREGINLSDCYAYSDSMSDLPMLAMVGHPAAVNPDMRLRATAERHDWPILNLR; this is encoded by the coding sequence ATACGCTGGGCTTCTTCGCGCGCAATCAGCCCGGACTGCTGCGCTCGCTCGGCAAGACAGCGCGCACCGCCCTCGCGGTGCCGCTCTTCGTTGCCGCCGATCTCTACAGCCGCAAGGTCTTCAACAGCCTCTACTTCCGCCATTACGCCGGCCAATCCGAGGATCGGCTGCGCTACCTGGCCCAGGAGCTCTTCGAGGAGGTGTTGCGTCCCGCGGTCTTTCCTGGCGCCTATGAGCTGCTGGACAAGGCGCGGCGCCTCGGGCTGCGCCAGGTCCTCGTGACCGGCGCGCTCGACTTCACCGTCGAGGCCCTCTCCGCGCACCTCGGCTTCGACGATTGCGTCGCCAACCGGCTCGAGTTCGTCGGGCGGGTGGCCACCGGCCGGCTGCTGCCGCCGGTGATGGCCAGCGCCAGCAAGGCCTCCTGGATCCGCTGCTTCGCCGAGCGCGAGGGCATCAACCTCAGCGACTGCTACGCCTACAGCGACAGCATGAGCGACCTGCCCATGCTGGCGATGGTCGGCCACCCGGCCGCCGTCAACCCCGACATGCGCCTGCGTGCCACCGCCGAGCGGCACGACTGGCCGATTCTCAACTTGAGGTAG